In one Myripristis murdjan chromosome 5, fMyrMur1.1, whole genome shotgun sequence genomic region, the following are encoded:
- the cdk18 gene encoding cyclin-dependent kinase 18: MHKMKNFKRRFSLSVPRTETIEENEFTEQINQLNIRHTQGLAPDSLGPPSHDASPVSPEPATPGGQSPSHLHYHSKAQHRRFSMEDVSKRMSLPMDIRLPPEFLRKLQLESENSPHCKPLSRMSRRASLSDIGFGKLETYVKLGKLGEGTYATVFKGRSKLTENLVALKEIRLEHEEGAPCTAIREVSLLKNLKHANIVTLHDIIHTDRCLTLVFEYLDSDLKQYLDNCGNLMSMHNVKIFMFQLLRGLSYCHKRKILHRDLKPQNLLINDKGELKLADFGLARAKSVPTKTYSNEVVTLWYRPPDVLLGSTEYSTPIDMWGVGCILYEMATGRPMFPGATVKEELHLVFRLMGTPTEDTWPGISSNDEFRSYLFPQYRSQALINHVPRLDTEGIDLLSALLLYDTRSRISSEAALRHPHFLTLGENIHSLADTASVFSLREVQLQKDPGHRSSMFQPPGRGKNRRQSIF, from the exons ATGCACAAGATGAAGAACTTTAAGAGGCGTTTCTCTCTTTCCGTTCCTCGCACTGAGACCATTGAGGAGAACGAGTTCACCGAGCAGATCAACCAGCTCAACATCCGACACACTCAGG GCCTGGCTCCAGACAGCCTGGGTCCTCCGTCTCATGACGCCAGCCCGGTGAGCCCTGAGCCAGCCACACCGGGAGGCCAGTCCCCCTCCCATCTGCACTACCACAGCAAGGCCCAGCACAGACGCTTCTCCATGGAG GACGTCAGTAAGCGCATGTCTCTGCCCATGGACATCCGTCTGCCCCCTGAGTTTCTCCggaagctgcagctggagagTGAGAATTCGCCGCACTGCAAGCCTCTCAGTCGCATGTCTCGACGTGCCTCGCTG TCTGACATCGGCTTTGGGAAACTGGAGACGTATGTGAAACTGGGAAAACTGGGTGAG gggacgTACGCCACAGTCTTCAAAGGACGCAGCAAACTAACAGAGAATCTGGTGGCACTGAAGGAGATTCGGCTGGAGCACGAGGAGGGAGCACCCTGCACCGCTATCAGAGagg TGTCTCTGCTGAAGAACCTGAAACACGCCAATATCGTCACACTGCACGACATCATCCACACCGACCGCTGCCTCACACTCGTGTTCGAGTATCTG GACAGTGACCTTAAACAGTACTTGGACAACTGTGGCAACCTCATGAGCATGCATAACGTCAAG ATCTTCATGTTCCAGCTGCTCCGTGGTCTGTCCTACTGCCACAAGAGGAAAATCCTCCACAGAGACCTGAAGCCTCAAAACTTGCTCATCAACGACAAGGGAGAGCTCAAACTGGCCGACTTCG GTCTGGCGAGGGCCAAGTCCGTCCCGACCAAGACTTACTCCAATGAGGTGGTGACTCTGTGGTATCGCCCGCCTGATGTGTTACTGGGCTCTACCGAGTACTCCACACCCATCGACATGTG GGGCGTGGGCTGTATCCTGTATGAGATGGCGACAGGACGTCCCATGTTTCCTGGTGCCACTGTGAAAGAGGAGCTGCACTTAGTCTTCAGGCTCATGG GCACTCCGACGGAGGACACCTGGCCTGGAATCAGCAGCAATGACGAGTTTAGGTCCTACCTGTTCCCTCAGTACAGATCTCAAGCTCTCATCAACCACGTGCCCAG GTTGGACACCGAGGGGATtgatctgctctctgctctgctgctg TACGACACCAGAAGCAGAATCTCCTCTGAAGCCGCTCTGCGACACCCGCACTTCCTGACCTTGGGGGAGAATATACACAGTTTGGCAGaca cTGCCTCGGTGTTTTCCCTCCGAGAGGTCCAGCTCCAGAAAGACCCCGGCCACCGCAGCTCCATGTTTCAGCCTCCAG GTCGAGGAAAGAACCGAAGGCAAAGCATCTTCTAG